Sequence from the Candidatus Alcyoniella australis genome:
CCGAACAATGATCGAGGCAAAGGAAATCCAGCCCGCGGAGATCTCCAACGGGCCCAGCGTCATCATGATCTGGCGATCGATCAGCGGATTGAAGATGCCGATCAGCACGGCAAAGGGCGCCACCACCGCGATCTTGCGCGCCAGGAACGATGTCGGGATGTTGCCCCACAGGCACAGCGCGGCCGGGTAGATCAGAAAAGGGATCAGCGCCGAGACCTCGTAGCGCCCGAAAGAGACGACCGCAACGATGAAGACCATCGTGGTCAACAGCTTGGCCCGTCCGTCCAGACGATGGATCGGCGTATCCTGCGCAGAGAGCCGGTCTACGGCCCCGAGGTCGAATGTCTCAATATTGATCTTCGGCATTTACAATCACATGTTGCGGATCAACGAAGCGGCTTGCGCGCCGCGACGTGGCTCGTCAGGGTTTGCGCACAGTAATCTGGGCGGTCGCGGTCTTACGCCGTTTGAGCACAAAGGCGATCAGCGTCGCCAACAGCAGGGTCAGTACGCTGCCGATCAGGCCTGAAACGCTGGTCCCCGCCTGCACCGCGGGCCACGCTTCCTCCGCCTCGTGCTGCGCCTCGTCTTGCTCTGCGGTCTTGAATCCGTAGTCCGGCAGGAATGCGGTCCTCTCCTGTAACCCGGCGAGCTTATCGTACACTTCGGCCCCCGGAGTCTCCAACTCCTCGTGCCCCGAGGTTTTGAACATCGACCATTCCAGGCCGTCGGGATGGCCGGAGGCGAACCAGGAGAAGATCGCGCCGATCACAATCGTGGCCACCGCCAAACCAGCGAGCACGTTGCGGGTTGAAAACGATCCATACGGTTTGGATCCGGCCGCCGCCTGGATGATCTCGGGCCGCGCCTGCCAGACGAAGAGCACCACCGCGGCCGTGGCCAGGCCCTCGACAATGCCGATGCCCAGGTGGATCGGCTGCATCAGCAGCACAAAGGTGCCAAACGGCAGCGATGAGATGCCCGAGAAAAGTGTTTCCAATACCACGGCGAATGCGCCGAGTTGCAGCCCGACGATCGCGGCGATCAGCGAGCCGGTGATAATCTTCCCCCGCGATGGCTGCAAGCCGGCGATGGTCTTGAAAATCAGCGGGTAGGCGATAAAGCAGGGGAAAAAGCCCAGATTGAAAATGTTGCATCCCAGGGCCAGCAGTCCGCCGTCGGCAAAGAACAGGGCCTGAACCGTAAGCACCGAGGCCATGGCTAAAAACGCCGCGTAGGGCCCCAGCAAAATGGCCATGATCAGCCCGCCCCCCAGATGGCCGCTGGATCCGGTGGCCGGGATAGTAAAATTAATCATCTGGGCGGCAAAAATGAAAGCCGCGGCCACGCCCATCAGCGGGACCTTGCTCTGGTCCATCTCCTGCTTGACCTTCTTGGAGCTGTAGCCGATCAGGACCGCGGTCGCAGTCCACATGACTCCGCCGACCGTCGGTGAGATCAGGGCGTCAGCCATGTGCATGATTCAACCCTCGCCTAAAAAGTCTCAATCGACATCCGACATTGGACTTGAGATGAATTGTTCGAATGCCTCGGTAGTACGTTTTTCAATTTTGTACTACTGTCGCGGGCGCCCGTCAACCCGGGATTAGACTTGCTTGTGCTTCCAGCGGCCGAGGCTGAACAGGAAGGCGATGCACAGCGCTTTAACAATTGTGGTCAGGCTGATCGCCCACCAGATCCCGTCGGCCCCCAGCCCGATGTGCATCAGCGCCAATGCAATCGGGAAGCGCGCCAGAGTCAGCGGAATCTGCACGGCTGTGGGCGGCAAAGTGTTGCCCGCACCGTTGAATCCTCCGGCGAGCACCAACTCCAAGGCCATGAACGGTTGGGAAATTGCCAGAATCACCAGATAGGAACTGCTGATCCGCACCACCTCCGGATCGTTGACAAAGATGCGCACGATAAGCCCGGGGATCAATAGAAAGGCCAAACCGAACAGCGTGTTGTATCCCGCGGCGATCCCCGCGGCGCTCCAGACGGCGCGCGCAGCCCGTTGCGGCTGCCCTGCCCCGAGGTTTTGGCCGACCATCGTGGACGCGGCGATGCTGAATCCCATTGCTCCGAAGAAAGTCAGTTGCTCTACGGTATGGCCGATTCCCAGTCCGGCCACGGCAGCGGTGCCGACCCTCGA
This genomic interval carries:
- a CDS encoding energy-coupling factor ABC transporter permease — encoded protein: MHMADALISPTVGGVMWTATAVLIGYSSKKVKQEMDQSKVPLMGVAAAFIFAAQMINFTIPATGSSGHLGGGLIMAILLGPYAAFLAMASVLTVQALFFADGGLLALGCNIFNLGFFPCFIAYPLIFKTIAGLQPSRGKIITGSLIAAIVGLQLGAFAVVLETLFSGISSLPFGTFVLLMQPIHLGIGIVEGLATAAVVLFVWQARPEIIQAAAGSKPYGSFSTRNVLAGLAVATIVIGAIFSWFASGHPDGLEWSMFKTSGHEELETPGAEVYDKLAGLQERTAFLPDYGFKTAEQDEAQHEAEEAWPAVQAGTSVSGLIGSVLTLLLATLIAFVLKRRKTATAQITVRKP